In Microbacterium esteraromaticum, the following proteins share a genomic window:
- a CDS encoding acyltransferase family protein — MTDSSAPRPRYAGLDGLRAIAVVVVLAYHLFPGLGVRSGLVGVDVFFVVSGFLITSLLLRESRLPVRHRLLDFWRRRARRLLPALFLMLGVSATTAWVIGGDVLVGIGRQLLGAATFGYNWLALADGSDYFAAAEPELFRNVWSLAVEEQFYLLWPPLLLLVVAGIRRRWVRVVGALAAAGGSAWWMSVLAGDALATRAYFGTDSHAFGLLLGIALAFAVQHIPSSAYRLSRSAQLGVFGLGMLGIGLIVYAATTNAAALPGTLLLASAGSLLAVFAGILPGSWFGRAIDVAPLRWIGDRSYGIYLWHWPLLVLVSAASGVVVGSNVAVPVWAGSVTLVLTLLIATASYRYVETPVRRKGFRRAWRGVRMRRVRVVGAIAVGTAALGGTTAAVASAPEMTTSEMVIRAGAAAKPTPVPTTPATPAALAGEDVTAVGDSVMLASAPALYERMPGIAVDAEVSRSLWAGGDIIDSLESSGQLREHVVVALGTNGPVDQGMLKQIARTVGRDRDLVLVNAYAPREWIPGVNRDLAAFANARTGVVVADWSGAIAPHLDLLAGDQIHPGSAGGEIFAEVVEKGIRDAEAERHARPKALGWEPYAE; from the coding sequence ATGACTGATTCCTCTGCGCCCCGGCCCCGCTACGCGGGACTCGACGGACTTCGCGCGATCGCCGTCGTGGTGGTGCTCGCGTACCATCTGTTCCCCGGTCTCGGGGTGCGTTCGGGGCTCGTCGGCGTGGACGTGTTCTTCGTCGTCAGCGGGTTCCTGATCACCTCGCTGCTGCTGCGGGAGTCGCGGCTGCCTGTACGTCATCGTCTGCTCGATTTCTGGCGGCGTCGGGCACGACGGCTGCTGCCTGCGCTGTTCCTGATGCTCGGTGTGAGTGCGACCACGGCGTGGGTGATCGGCGGCGATGTGCTGGTCGGCATCGGACGCCAGCTGCTGGGCGCGGCGACATTCGGCTACAACTGGCTCGCGCTCGCCGACGGCTCCGACTACTTCGCCGCCGCCGAGCCCGAGCTGTTCCGCAACGTGTGGTCTCTCGCCGTCGAAGAGCAGTTCTATCTGCTCTGGCCCCCGCTGCTGCTGCTCGTCGTCGCGGGGATCAGGCGACGGTGGGTGCGGGTCGTGGGAGCTCTTGCCGCCGCCGGCGGTTCGGCGTGGTGGATGTCTGTGCTCGCGGGAGACGCGCTCGCGACGAGGGCGTACTTCGGAACCGACTCGCACGCCTTCGGGCTGCTCCTCGGCATCGCCCTGGCCTTCGCTGTGCAGCACATTCCGTCATCGGCATATCGGCTTTCGCGCTCCGCTCAGCTCGGCGTGTTCGGTCTCGGGATGCTCGGAATCGGCCTCATCGTCTACGCCGCGACCACGAATGCTGCCGCCCTGCCCGGCACCCTGCTGCTGGCCTCCGCCGGCTCTCTGCTGGCGGTCTTCGCCGGCATCCTCCCCGGCTCGTGGTTCGGTCGCGCGATCGACGTCGCGCCGCTGCGCTGGATCGGCGACCGGTCGTACGGCATCTACCTGTGGCACTGGCCGCTGCTCGTGCTCGTGTCCGCCGCTTCAGGCGTCGTCGTCGGCTCGAACGTGGCTGTACCGGTATGGGCCGGTTCGGTGACGCTCGTGCTGACACTCCTCATCGCCACTGCGTCGTACCGGTACGTCGAGACCCCGGTGCGGCGGAAGGGCTTCCGGCGGGCATGGCGTGGCGTCCGAATGCGCCGAGTGCGGGTCGTCGGCGCGATCGCTGTCGGCACGGCTGCCCTCGGCGGCACGACCGCCGCGGTCGCGAGCGCGCCCGAGATGACGACCTCGGAGATGGTGATACGGGCCGGAGCCGCAGCGAAGCCGACGCCGGTGCCGACGACCCCTGCGACGCCGGCAGCTCTCGCGGGCGAGGACGTCACGGCCGTCGGCGACTCGGTGATGCTGGCATCCGCCCCCGCTCTGTACGAGCGGATGCCGGGAATCGCCGTCGATGCGGAGGTGTCGCGTTCGCTCTGGGCCGGGGGCGACATCATCGACTCGCTCGAGTCGTCGGGGCAGCTGCGCGAGCACGTCGTGGTCGCGCTCGGCACGAACGGCCCGGTCGACCAGGGGATGCTGAAGCAGATCGCCCGCACCGTCGGACGCGACCGCGACCTCGTGCTGGTGAACGCCTACGCGCCCCGCGAATGGATTCCGGGCGTCAACCGCGACCTCGCCGCCTTCGCCAACGCCCGCACGGGCGTCGTCGTCGCCGACTGGTCAGGGGCGATCGCTCCCCACCTCGATCTGCTCGCCGGCGACCAGATCCACCCCGGGTCAGCCGGAGGCGAGATCTTCGCCGAGGTCGTCGAGAAGGGCATCCGGGATGCCGAAGCCGAGCGGCACGCCAGGCCGAAGGCACTGGGCTGGGAGCCGTACGCGGAGTAG